In Lysobacter luteus, a single window of DNA contains:
- a CDS encoding thymidylate synthase encodes MEQYLDLLRHVLDHGTEKSDRTGTGTRSVFGWQMRFDLNAGFPLVTTKKLHLRSIVHELLWFLRGETNVAYLKEHKVSIWDEWADASGELGPVYGKQWRRWAGADGVEIDQIRWVVEEIKRNPDSRRLIVSAWNVADLPQMALMPCHTLFQFYVVDGKLSCQLYQRSGDIFLGVPFNIASYALLTHMVAQACGLGVGDFVHTLGDAHLYSNHYEQAREQLTRAPRPLPTLKLAPAVTNLFAFGFDDIAIEGYDPHPAIKAPVAV; translated from the coding sequence ATGGAACAGTACCTGGACCTGTTGCGCCACGTCCTCGACCACGGCACCGAGAAGTCCGACCGCACAGGCACCGGCACCCGCTCGGTGTTCGGCTGGCAGATGCGGTTCGACCTCAATGCCGGGTTCCCGCTGGTCACCACCAAGAAGCTGCACCTGCGCTCGATCGTCCACGAGCTGCTGTGGTTCCTGCGCGGCGAGACCAACGTCGCCTACCTGAAGGAGCACAAGGTCAGCATCTGGGACGAGTGGGCTGACGCGTCCGGCGAGCTCGGCCCGGTCTATGGCAAGCAATGGCGGCGCTGGGCCGGCGCCGACGGCGTCGAGATCGACCAGATCCGCTGGGTGGTCGAGGAGATCAAGCGCAACCCCGACTCGCGCCGGCTGATCGTATCGGCATGGAACGTCGCCGACCTGCCGCAGATGGCCCTCATGCCCTGCCATACGCTGTTCCAGTTCTACGTCGTGGACGGCAAGCTCAGCTGCCAGCTGTACCAGCGCAGTGGCGACATCTTCCTCGGGGTGCCGTTCAACATCGCCAGCTACGCCCTGCTGACCCACATGGTGGCGCAGGCCTGTGGGCTGGGTGTCGGCGACTTCGTACACACCCTGGGCGACGCCCACCTGTACTCGAACCACTACGAACAGGCCCGCGAGCAACTCACGCGTGCGCCGCGGCCATTGCCGACACTGAAGCTGGCGCCGGCGGTGACGAACCTCTTCGCGTTCGGCTTCGACGACATCGCCATCGAAGGCTATGACCCGCACCCGGCGATCAAGGCGCCGGTCGCGGTTTGA
- the rsmA gene encoding 16S rRNA (adenine(1518)-N(6)/adenine(1519)-N(6))-dimethyltransferase RsmA codes for MSNARFSEPPKKHLGQNFLHERTVIDRIVQAVNPKPGERLVEIGPGQGAITFPLLDRHGRLTVIEFDRDLIAPLTEAARSHGELTVIHRDVLKVDFSELARDTPDGRIRLVGNLPYNLSSPILFHALDHAAAISDMTFMLQKEVVERMAAGPGSKVYGRLSVMLQAYCTVTPLFTVPPGAFRPPPKVDSAVVRLVPRPADSIGIDDPATFARVVRDAFGQRRKTLRNALSQVCDSAAIEAAGIRPDARAEQIAVADFVRLANSLPH; via the coding sequence ATGAGCAACGCACGTTTCAGCGAGCCCCCGAAGAAGCACCTGGGCCAGAACTTCCTGCACGAGCGGACCGTCATCGATCGCATCGTGCAGGCGGTGAACCCCAAGCCGGGCGAGCGCCTCGTCGAGATCGGCCCCGGCCAGGGCGCGATCACGTTTCCGCTGTTGGACCGCCACGGGCGGCTGACCGTCATCGAGTTCGACCGCGACCTGATTGCGCCGCTGACCGAAGCCGCCCGATCGCACGGCGAGCTGACCGTGATCCACCGCGATGTACTCAAGGTCGACTTCAGCGAGCTTGCGCGCGATACCCCTGACGGACGCATCCGGCTGGTCGGCAACCTGCCGTACAACCTCTCCTCGCCCATCCTGTTCCATGCGCTCGACCACGCTGCCGCGATCAGCGACATGACTTTCATGCTGCAGAAGGAAGTCGTCGAGCGCATGGCGGCCGGTCCCGGAAGCAAGGTCTACGGCCGCCTGAGCGTGATGCTGCAGGCCTATTGCACCGTCACGCCGCTCTTCACCGTTCCGCCGGGCGCGTTCCGGCCACCACCGAAGGTCGATTCCGCCGTGGTGAGGCTGGTGCCGCGGCCGGCCGACAGCATCGGTATCGACGACCCGGCGACGTTCGCGCGTGTAGTCCGCGACGCGTTCGGCCAGCGCCGCAAGACGCTGCGCAACGCGCTTTCGCAAGTGTGCGACTCGGCGGCGATCGAGGCCGCCGGGATCCGTCCGGACGCACGTGCCGAGCAGATCGCGGTCGCCGATTTCGTGCGCCTGGCCAATTCGCTCCCGCACTAG
- a CDS encoding symmetrical bis(5'-nucleosyl)-tetraphosphatase, translating to MTVWAIGDLQGCYDATQRLLEKIAFDPAKDRLWFCGDLVNRGGQSLETLRLVHSLRDNATVVLGNHDLSLLAIGERREEEQRKVNPDLQRVVLAEDRDTLLPWLRRQKLVHVDRGLGWMMVHAGLAPKWTTQLAEKHGREIEERLQGDQYQRLLKNMYGDGPVWNPRLGGIDRHRAIINICTRLRYCSPRGRISYEDKGVPGTQPAGLYPWYAVPGRAERDLRIVCGHWSALGLFIGHGVHAIDTGAVWGGKLTALQLDTDELRIVQVAGRDVPANPPKPRHRPRR from the coding sequence ATGACCGTCTGGGCCATCGGCGACCTGCAGGGCTGTTACGACGCAACCCAGCGGTTGCTCGAGAAGATCGCGTTCGACCCGGCGAAGGACCGGCTGTGGTTCTGTGGCGACCTGGTCAACCGTGGCGGCCAGTCACTGGAGACCTTGCGACTGGTGCATTCCCTGCGCGACAACGCGACCGTGGTGCTTGGCAACCACGATCTGTCGCTGCTGGCAATCGGCGAGCGCCGCGAAGAGGAACAGCGCAAGGTCAATCCCGACCTGCAGCGGGTGGTTCTCGCCGAGGACCGCGACACGCTGCTGCCGTGGTTGCGCCGGCAGAAGCTGGTACATGTCGACCGCGGGCTGGGCTGGATGATGGTGCACGCCGGCCTCGCGCCGAAGTGGACCACGCAGCTCGCCGAAAAGCACGGCCGCGAGATCGAGGAGCGCCTCCAGGGCGACCAGTACCAGCGGCTCCTCAAAAACATGTACGGCGACGGGCCGGTGTGGAACCCGCGGCTGGGGGGGATCGACCGCCACCGCGCGATCATCAACATCTGCACGCGACTGCGGTACTGCTCGCCGCGCGGGCGCATCTCCTACGAGGACAAGGGCGTGCCGGGTACCCAGCCGGCCGGCCTGTATCCCTGGTATGCCGTGCCCGGCCGGGCCGAGCGTGACCTCAGGATCGTCTGCGGGCACTGGTCGGCGCTCGGGCTTTTCATCGGGCACGGGGTGCACGCAATCGACACCGGCGCGGTCTGGGGCGGAAAGCTCACCGCGTTGCAACTCGATACCGACGAACTGCGCATCGTGCAGGTGGCGGGGCGGGACGTCCCGGCCAACCCGCCCAAGCCGAGGCATCGTCCGCGGCGCTGA
- a CDS encoding dihydrofolate reductase, which translates to MALIAALDRNGAIGRDNGLPWRLPDDLKRFKALTLGKPVLMGRRTAQSLGRALPGRRNLVLTRSGAVPFEGMQAVAAVAQAVAIAADDGASQLCVIGGGEVYALCLPDATRMHLTHVDLTVEGADAFFPSFDPAQWDVVARETHVTDARHASAFEFVEYRRIPAPK; encoded by the coding sequence CTGGCGTTGATCGCCGCGCTCGACCGCAACGGTGCGATCGGACGCGACAATGGCCTGCCGTGGCGGTTGCCCGACGACCTCAAGCGCTTCAAGGCGCTGACGCTAGGCAAGCCGGTGCTGATGGGGCGGCGGACCGCGCAGTCGCTCGGGCGCGCGCTGCCCGGGCGCCGCAATCTTGTGCTGACGCGTTCGGGCGCGGTGCCGTTCGAAGGCATGCAGGCCGTGGCCGCGGTTGCGCAGGCGGTCGCCATTGCCGCCGACGACGGTGCGTCGCAGCTGTGCGTCATTGGTGGCGGCGAGGTCTACGCGCTGTGCCTGCCGGATGCCACGCGCATGCACCTGACCCACGTGGACCTCACGGTCGAGGGGGCGGACGCGTTCTTCCCGTCGTTCGACCCGGCGCAGTGGGACGTCGTCGCGCGCGAGACGCACGTTACGGACGCCAGGCATGCCTCTGCGTTCGAGTTCGTCGAGTACCGGCGAATCCCCGCGCCCAAGTAG
- a CDS encoding peptidylprolyl isomerase: MKKFFACVLAATLLSATVQAQQVQPIDGIAVVVDEGVILQSELDRAVGNIRAQYAGRAAQLPPPDVLERQVAERLVLLKLQVARAEATGVRVSDQEVDQAIAGIAGQNRASVEQLRAQLAADGTSFDQFRDSIRDELLVQRLRQRFAQTQVSVSDAEVDAALEAQQATGQQYHLAHILVALPEGATPEQIATGEEKILGIKSLLDRGEMDFAAAAVRYSDSPNALEGGDLGWRGENEIPAAFANLVRQMAPGQVTAPIRGPSGFQLLQLVETRDAGQGGPSVVTQVRASHILIRVDENTSAAEAKAQADTLHARIVGGADFAALAREHSEDPSSQAAGGDLGWFTPDQFGPDFGAQVSALADSAVSTPFRTQAGWHIVQRTGTREADVGNENQRAQARETIGRRKLEEEWNQFLREMRGEAFVDFRTGNATADAAETAPEAPATGD; this comes from the coding sequence ATGAAGAAATTTTTCGCGTGTGTCCTCGCCGCCACGCTGCTGTCGGCGACCGTGCAGGCGCAACAGGTGCAGCCGATCGATGGCATCGCCGTGGTGGTCGACGAAGGCGTCATCCTGCAGAGCGAGCTTGACCGGGCGGTCGGCAACATCCGTGCCCAGTACGCCGGTCGCGCCGCGCAGCTGCCCCCGCCGGACGTGCTCGAGCGGCAGGTCGCCGAGCGCCTGGTGCTGCTCAAGCTGCAGGTCGCGCGAGCCGAGGCCACCGGCGTGCGCGTCAGCGACCAGGAGGTCGACCAGGCCATCGCCGGCATCGCCGGGCAGAACCGCGCGAGTGTCGAGCAGTTGCGTGCCCAGCTGGCCGCCGACGGCACCTCGTTCGACCAGTTCCGCGACTCCATCCGCGACGAACTGCTGGTCCAGCGCCTGCGCCAGCGTTTCGCCCAGACCCAGGTGTCGGTGAGCGACGCCGAGGTGGACGCGGCTCTCGAGGCGCAGCAGGCCACCGGCCAGCAGTACCACCTGGCACATATCCTGGTCGCGCTGCCCGAGGGCGCCACGCCCGAGCAGATCGCCACCGGCGAGGAAAAGATCCTCGGCATCAAGAGCCTGCTCGACCGGGGCGAGATGGATTTCGCCGCCGCCGCGGTGCGCTACTCCGACAGTCCGAACGCGCTGGAAGGCGGCGACCTGGGCTGGCGCGGCGAGAACGAGATCCCGGCCGCGTTCGCGAACCTGGTCCGGCAGATGGCCCCGGGACAGGTCACCGCACCGATCCGCGGTCCCAGTGGCTTCCAGCTCCTGCAGCTGGTCGAGACCCGTGACGCCGGCCAGGGCGGCCCCAGCGTCGTCACGCAGGTCCGCGCCAGCCACATCCTGATCCGGGTCGACGAGAACACCAGCGCCGCCGAAGCCAAGGCCCAGGCTGACACGCTGCACGCGCGCATCGTCGGCGGCGCCGACTTCGCCGCGCTCGCCCGCGAGCACTCCGAGGACCCCAGTTCGCAGGCCGCTGGCGGCGACCTGGGCTGGTTCACGCCGGACCAGTTCGGCCCGGATTTCGGCGCCCAGGTGTCCGCGCTCGCCGATAGCGCCGTGTCGACGCCCTTCCGCACCCAGGCCGGCTGGCACATCGTGCAGCGCACCGGCACCCGCGAAGCGGATGTGGGCAACGAGAACCAGCGTGCGCAGGCCCGCGAGACGATCGGCCGACGCAAGCTGGAAGAAGAGTGGAACCAGTTCCTGCGCGAGATGCGTGGCGAGGCCTTCGTCGACTTCCGCACGGGCAACGCGACCGCCGACGCCGCGGAAACCGCGCCGGAAGCCCCGGCCACCGGCGACTGA
- the lgt gene encoding prolipoprotein diacylglyceryl transferase, translated as MTILHQIDPVAVSLGPLQVHWYGIMYLIGFGLAWWLGRRRVRQGRLPGVTEQGFGDLLFYGMLGVVLGGRIGYVLFYGFGDLLRDPLMLLRIWEGGMSFHGGLLGVLAAMWWWARRQRLHFFDVADFVAPLVPAGLGFGRLGNYIGGELWGKHTDEGWGVVFPRAPEFSGWTGERLQAEFATGALDPFARHPSQLYQAVLEGLVMFCILWWFSSRPRPRYAVAGMFALLYGVFRFAVEFVREPDAQIGYLAFGWLTMGQLLSIPLVLVGLFWLGLSRRQPTLQAQPAAGSGQEA; from the coding sequence ATGACCATCCTCCACCAGATCGACCCGGTCGCCGTAAGTCTTGGACCGTTGCAGGTGCACTGGTACGGGATCATGTACCTCATAGGGTTCGGCCTGGCCTGGTGGCTCGGCCGCCGCCGCGTGCGCCAAGGGCGGCTGCCCGGCGTCACCGAGCAGGGGTTCGGCGACCTGTTGTTCTACGGCATGCTCGGCGTGGTGCTCGGCGGCCGGATCGGCTACGTGCTGTTCTACGGATTCGGCGACCTGTTGCGCGATCCGCTGATGCTGCTGCGCATCTGGGAAGGCGGCATGAGCTTCCACGGCGGCCTGCTGGGCGTGCTGGCCGCGATGTGGTGGTGGGCACGGCGCCAGCGCCTGCACTTCTTCGACGTTGCCGACTTCGTCGCACCGCTGGTGCCGGCGGGGCTCGGTTTCGGGCGCTTGGGCAACTACATCGGCGGCGAGCTGTGGGGCAAGCACACCGACGAGGGCTGGGGCGTGGTGTTCCCGCGCGCGCCGGAGTTCTCCGGCTGGACCGGCGAGCGGCTTCAGGCCGAGTTCGCCACCGGTGCGCTCGACCCGTTCGCCCGGCATCCGTCGCAGCTCTACCAGGCCGTGCTCGAGGGGCTGGTGATGTTCTGCATCCTGTGGTGGTTCTCCAGCCGGCCGCGGCCGCGCTACGCAGTGGCTGGCATGTTCGCGCTGCTGTACGGCGTGTTCCGGTTCGCGGTGGAGTTCGTGCGCGAACCCGACGCCCAGATCGGCTATCTCGCGTTCGGCTGGCTCACCATGGGCCAGCTGCTGAGCATTCCGCTGGTGCTGGTCGGCCTGTTCTGGCTGGGGCTGTCGCGTCGCCAGCCCACCCTGCAGGCGCAACCGGCGGCCGGTTCCGGACAGGAGGCCTGA
- a CDS encoding TPM domain-containing protein, translating to MRWLKHLFAPSARRLFPAATLQRITAAIAASELRHTGEICFAVDAALPMRAIMAGTTARDRANETFARLGVWDTRANNGVLLYLLLADHRIEIVADRGFDGLVSDAQWRGACQLVEERLRAGEPEAAVLAGIEALSDIIAAHFPDDPDTVDHDELPNVPHIL from the coding sequence ATGCGCTGGCTCAAGCACCTGTTCGCACCGTCCGCGCGGCGGTTGTTCCCGGCCGCGACGCTGCAGCGGATCACTGCGGCGATCGCCGCCAGCGAACTGCGCCACACCGGCGAGATCTGCTTCGCGGTCGACGCCGCGTTGCCGATGCGCGCGATCATGGCGGGCACCACCGCGCGCGACCGCGCCAACGAGACGTTCGCCCGGCTGGGTGTCTGGGACACGCGCGCCAACAACGGCGTGCTGCTCTACCTGCTGCTGGCCGACCACCGGATCGAGATCGTCGCCGACCGTGGCTTCGACGGACTGGTGAGCGATGCGCAGTGGCGCGGCGCCTGCCAGCTGGTCGAGGAGCGGCTGCGCGCGGGCGAACCCGAAGCCGCGGTGCTGGCTGGCATCGAGGCGCTATCGGACATCATCGCCGCGCATTTCCCGGATGACCCCGACACCGTCGATCACGACGAATTGCCCAACGTCCCGCACATCCTGTGA
- the apaG gene encoding Co2+/Mg2+ efflux protein ApaG yields the protein MERSTDYAFDIDVATRYLDEQSEPGQDRYVFAYTITIRNTGTVPARLLSRHWLITDATGKVQEVRGDGVVGEQPRLRPGEGFEYTSGAVLETDLGTMEGSYSVEADDGTVFDAPIPAFTLAVPRTLH from the coding sequence ATGGAACGCAGCACCGACTACGCCTTCGACATCGACGTCGCCACCCGCTACCTCGACGAGCAGTCCGAGCCCGGGCAGGACCGCTACGTGTTCGCCTACACCATCACCATCCGCAACACCGGCACTGTCCCCGCGCGGCTGCTGTCACGCCACTGGCTGATCACCGACGCCACCGGCAAGGTGCAGGAAGTCCGCGGCGATGGCGTGGTCGGCGAGCAGCCCCGGCTGCGTCCGGGCGAGGGGTTCGAGTACACCTCCGGCGCCGTGCTCGAGACCGACCTGGGCACCATGGAAGGCAGCTACTCGGTCGAGGCCGACGACGGAACCGTGTTCGACGCGCCTATCCCCGCGTTCACCCTGGCCGTGCCGCGCACGCTGCACTGA
- a CDS encoding TPM domain-containing protein, protein MTVSPDRKWSPGRRAGCGWLAWWAAALLWLACLPAAAQQLAPIPALDSPVVDTTGTLDAATRQQLEAQALALQQRKGAQLQVLVVPTTQPEDIAQYAVRVYDQWRLGREKVDDGVLLVVAKDDRRVRIEVGYGLEGAIPDATAIRVIQEYVVPRFRAGDYAGGIVDATAVLTGLIDGEPLPEPMATAPRGEREGGGWLFALFAAFIVAQVARGVLGVAPRGIRGIGTALAAGGVAWLLSSLLFGGIAAVFGLLFGLASNSGGRFAADRGWGGYGGWGGGGGFGGGGGFGGGGGFGGGGWGGGGGMSGGGGASGSW, encoded by the coding sequence TGGCTGGCGTGCCTGCCGGCCGCCGCCCAGCAGCTCGCGCCGATCCCTGCGCTGGACTCGCCGGTCGTCGACACGACCGGCACCCTCGACGCGGCGACCCGGCAGCAGCTGGAGGCGCAGGCGCTCGCGCTGCAGCAGCGCAAGGGCGCCCAGCTGCAGGTACTGGTCGTTCCGACCACCCAGCCGGAGGACATCGCCCAGTACGCGGTGCGCGTCTACGACCAATGGCGGCTGGGTCGCGAGAAGGTCGACGACGGCGTGCTGCTGGTGGTGGCCAAGGACGACCGGCGGGTCCGGATCGAGGTTGGTTACGGACTTGAAGGCGCAATCCCGGATGCGACCGCGATACGGGTGATACAGGAATACGTGGTGCCGCGCTTCCGGGCAGGCGACTACGCCGGCGGCATCGTCGACGCGACGGCGGTGCTGACCGGACTGATCGACGGCGAGCCGCTGCCCGAACCCATGGCGACCGCACCGCGTGGCGAGCGTGAAGGCGGCGGTTGGTTGTTCGCCCTGTTCGCCGCCTTCATCGTGGCCCAGGTCGCACGCGGCGTACTCGGGGTTGCGCCGCGGGGCATCCGCGGCATCGGCACGGCGCTCGCGGCCGGAGGCGTGGCGTGGCTGCTGTCGTCGCTGCTGTTCGGCGGTATCGCCGCGGTCTTCGGCCTGCTGTTCGGGCTGGCCAGCAATTCCGGCGGGCGCTTTGCCGCCGACCGTGGCTGGGGTGGCTACGGCGGCTGGGGCGGGGGCGGTGGATTCGGCGGTGGCGGCGGCTTCGGTGGCGGTGGTGGCTTCGGCGGTGGCGGCTGGGGCGGCGGTGGTGGCATGAGCGGGGGCGGTGGCGCCTCCGGAAGCTGGTGA
- the pdxA gene encoding 4-hydroxythreonine-4-phosphate dehydrogenase PdxA, with translation MRPPRLALVPGEPAGVGPELCVRLAQRPRDYSLTAFGDRDTLQSAADALGLPLVMTPPDSADDRAGTLALVEVPNATPVRFGQPDPLNARAVIDALLAAGAGCLDGGFDGVVTGPVHKAAINAGGIAYSGTTELLANQAGCGVVMMLANPTMRVALATTHLPLRQVADAITTQSLRHVLLTLHDALQRDFGIDTPTIAVLGLNPHAGEDGVLGDEEIRVLQPVIESLRGEGLRLLGPLPADTAFLPARLAQVDAVLAMYHDQGLPVLKFSGFESAVNLTLGLPYPRVAVDHGTALDLAGSGAADPSSLFAAADTCARMAATRLAHRHDPAGTAHGACQ, from the coding sequence ATGCGACCACCCCGGCTCGCGCTGGTCCCGGGTGAACCGGCCGGCGTCGGGCCGGAGCTGTGCGTCCGCCTCGCGCAACGCCCGCGCGACTATTCCCTGACCGCTTTCGGCGACCGCGACACGTTGCAGTCCGCCGCCGACGCGCTAGGCCTGCCGCTCGTCATGACGCCGCCCGACAGCGCGGACGATCGTGCCGGCACGCTGGCCCTGGTCGAGGTTCCCAACGCCACCCCGGTCCGGTTCGGCCAACCCGATCCGCTCAACGCGCGCGCCGTGATCGACGCCTTGCTGGCAGCCGGCGCCGGCTGCCTGGACGGGGGGTTCGACGGCGTGGTCACCGGTCCGGTGCACAAGGCCGCGATCAACGCCGGAGGGATCGCCTACAGCGGGACCACCGAGTTGCTGGCCAACCAGGCTGGCTGCGGCGTGGTGATGATGCTGGCGAACCCGACCATGCGGGTCGCGCTGGCCACGACCCACCTGCCATTGCGGCAGGTTGCCGATGCGATCACCACACAATCGCTGCGACACGTATTGCTCACGCTGCACGACGCGCTGCAACGCGACTTCGGCATCGACACACCCACGATCGCGGTGCTCGGCCTGAATCCCCACGCGGGCGAGGACGGCGTCCTGGGCGACGAGGAGATCCGGGTGCTGCAGCCGGTCATCGAATCACTGCGCGGCGAAGGCTTGCGCCTGCTGGGACCGCTGCCAGCCGATACCGCGTTCCTGCCGGCCCGGCTCGCCCAGGTCGACGCGGTGCTCGCGATGTACCACGACCAGGGCCTGCCGGTACTGAAGTTCAGTGGGTTCGAATCAGCCGTCAACCTCACGCTCGGCCTGCCCTACCCGCGCGTTGCGGTCGACCACGGCACCGCGCTGGACCTGGCCGGCAGCGGCGCGGCAGATCCCTCAAGCCTGTTCGCGGCGGCCGATACCTGCGCCAGGATGGCTGCAACGCGGCTCGCACACCGGCATGACCCCGCCGGCACCGCCCACGGAGCCTGCCAATGA